Proteins found in one Brachyspira murdochii DSM 12563 genomic segment:
- a CDS encoding AtpZ/AtpI family protein, whose amino-acid sequence MENKNLKNAVRYAALGAEFGSMVLGLAFVGHYADKHFNSRPLFTIIGIFVGFVSGIYRLYQISKAFDKMNKNNKD is encoded by the coding sequence ATGGAGAATAAAAACTTAAAAAATGCTGTAAGATATGCGGCACTTGGAGCTGAGTTTGGGAGTATGGTGCTTGGTTTAGCTTTTGTAGGGCATTATGCAGATAAACATTTTAACAGCAGACCTTTATTTACAATAATAGGTATATTTGTTGGTTTTGTTTCCGGCATTTACAGACTTTACCAGATATCAAAGGCTTTTGATAAAATGAATAAAAATAATAAGGATTAA